CACCGGGCCGGGCGCGGGATCCACGAATAATCCCGCGGCTGCCGAGAGCACGAAGTACCCATGGGCTACGCGCTTCTCGAACAGCGACTCCTTCGCCGCGATGTCGTCCATGTGCGCGTAGAAATGATCGCCGCTGATTCCCGCGAAGTTCACGATGTCGGCTTCCGTTACGGTTCGGCGATGCGTCACGAGCGTCTCGCCAATCTCCAGCTCGTCGAAGTATTTGCGGAACGGGTGAATTCTGTCCGTGGGCTGAGCGGCACCCTTGATCCACTCATTCGATACGCGCGTGAGCGTCGTCGGTGACCCCTGCAGCGCGGTGCGCTGCATGTAATGAAGAGCTCCTCGTACGCCGCCCATCTCTTCGCCGCCGCCAGCTCTACCCGGGCCGCCATGCACAAGGCCGGGAAGGGGAGAGCCGTGACCTGTCGACGCCTTCGCGCTCTCGCGGTTGATGATCATCAGCCGCCCGTGATGTGATGCCGTTCCAAGCGCGACGTCACGGGCTACGCGGTCGTCGGACGTGAAGAGAGAGCCGACGAGACTTCCCCGTCCCATCTTCGCCAGCTCAATTGCTTCTTCAACACTCTCGTACGGCATCACCGTGTTCACGGGGCCAAACGCCTCGATGTTGTGCGGCTCGAGAGTGTCGAGCGGCGAATCACAGTAAAGCAGGGTCGCCGGGAAGAACGCGCCTTTCGACTTGTCACCAGAGGCGACCTCGAAGTCGTCCGGATTTCCGAACACGAGCTCGGACCCGCGCTTCAGCTCCTCCACTCGCTCCCGCACTTCCTTCACCTGCGACTTGCCAACGAGCGGCCCCATCCTGATTCCGTCCGTCCGGGGATCACCGACCTTCACACCTGCGAGACGGTTTTCGATCGCCTCTATCGCGTCGTCTGCCATCGCCAGCGGCACGAGAGTCCGCCGAATTGCGGTGCACTTCTGTCCCGCTTTCACTGTCATCTCTCGCACTACTTCCTTGACGAAAAGATCGAATTCCTCAGTGCCAGGCGAGGACTCCGGTGCCAGCATAGAGAAGTTCAGCGAATCGGCTTCCATGTTGAAGCGAACAGCGTTGTCGACGATCGACGGCATGCTCTTGAGCTTTCTTCCCGTGGACGCCGAGCCGGTGAACGTCACAACGTCCTGACCCGTGAGATGCTCGAGAAGATCGCCCGTTCCGCCCACGATCAGCTGAAGCGCACCCTCGGGGAAAATCTTCGACTCGATCATCGCTCTCACCATTCCCTCGGTGAGATACGACGTGATCGTCGCCGGCTTGACTATGGCCGGCATTCCGGCGAGCAAGGTGGGCGCGAGCTTCTCCAGCATTCCCCAGCACGGGAAGTTGAACGCGTTGATGTGAACCGCCGTTCCTTCGAGCGGCACGCAGATATGACGGCCGACGAACGTGTTGTCCTTGGAAAGCGGCTCGACATTCCCCTCGACGTAATACGTCTCATTGGGAAATTCACGGCGGCCCCTGCTCGAGTACGCGAAGAAAGTCCCGATGCCCCCCTCGATGTCGATCCACGAGTCTATCTTGGTTGCACCGGTGGCTTCGGAAAGCTTGTAGAACTCTTCCTTTCGCTCCATCAGATACTTCGCCATCTCCTTCAGCATCCGCGCGCGCTCGTGGAACGTCATCGCCCGCATCTTCGGACTGCCGACGCCTCGCGCGTACTCGAGCATTCCCCTGAAGTCGAGTCCTTCGCTCGTGGCTTCGGCGATTGTCTCGCCCGTGACGGCGTGAACTAGAGGAGCTCCGTTGCCTGCTCCCTCGACCCATTCGCCGTGCGCGTAACTCCTGAGCTTCATCGATTTCCCTTTCGGTGATTCTGATTTCGACGGAAAGCCATCATTGTGTTCGGCCCCCTGCGGTCGACGACTCGTGGACGACCGGAATGAATCCGTCGAACGAAAAAATATTGGCCGGGCTCACACGCGCTCGATGATCGTGGCCATGCCCTGGCCAACCCCGATGCACATCGTGCAAAGCGCGTACTTCCCGTCTTTTTCCGCCAGCTCGTGCATCGCAGTCAGCAGAAGGCGCGCTCCCGACATGCCGAGCGGATGGCCGAGCGCGATTGCACCACCGTTCGGATTCACGCGCGGGTCGTCATCGTCGAGGTTGAGCTCGCGAAGACACGCGAGCGATTGCGCGGCAAACGCTTCATTGAGCTCGATGACCGACATGTCGTCGAGTGTCAGTCCTGCTTTTTCGAGTGCCATGCGCGAGGCCGGAACCGGCCCCATCCCCATTATCCTCGGCTCCACACCCGCAACAGCCGACGCGACGACCCGCGCTTTTGGCTCGAGCCCAAGTCGCTCGACCGCGGCCTCGGATGCAACGTAGATCGCGCACGCGCCGTCGTTGATCCCTGAAGAGTTCCCGGCGGTTACCGAGCCCTTTCCATCAGTGCGGAACGCGGGCTTCAGCTTTGCCAGCTTCTCCATTGTCGTATCGGGACGCGGGAACTCGTCCATCGCGAACTCGTGGGATTCCTTCGCCTTGCCGGCGGGCGGTATCGTCACCGGCGCGATCTCCCGGTCGAATCGGCCGGTGTTCCGTGCGTCGGCCGCTTTCTCCTGCGACCTGCATGCAAACGTATCCTGGTCAACACGTGTCACCCTGAGCTGCTCGGCAACATTCTCGGCGGTCTGACCCATCGAGTCGATCCCATAGGTGTCGCGCATCTTCGGATTCACGAACCGCCATCCTATGCTGGTGTCGAACATCTCGAAATTGCGGGAGAACGGCTGGCTCGCCTTTGCCATGACGAACGGGGCGCGGGTCATGTGCTCGACGCCACCCGCGATGTAAACATCGCCATCGCCCAGGCGGGCCGCGCGCGCGGCGTTCACCACGGCACTCATCCCCGACGCGCAGAGGCGATTGACCGTTTCGCCCGGAACAGAAGTCGGCAGACCGGCAAGGAGCAGCGCCATCCGCGCGACGTTGCGATTGTCCTCGCCGGCCTGGTTGGCGCAGCCGAAGATCACGTCGGTAACGCTGTCCGCGGCGATTTTCGGATTGCGCTCGACGAGCTTCCTGATCACGTGAGCGGCCAGATCGTCGGCGCGGACGGATGCGAGGGACCCGCCGAAGCTTCCTATTGGGGTACGGATGCCGTCTATGAGATAAGCGTCGGGCATGAGGAGAATCTAACAGCGCGTGAAACGGATCAGACGGATGGAACGGATCAAAAGTGCCTTAAAGGGTTGAGCGTCAGCAATTGATATGGAAGTCGTAGCCCGGATGCTTACCTTCAAGTTCCGATGGGATTGAAAAACTAAGCTGGACAGGCAAATGCCCTACGAATTCATTGTCGTTGAAGCTGCGGCCGGCGTGATGACGATCACGCTCAACCGACCGGAGGTGCTCAACAGCTTCAACGCTCAGATGGCTCGTGAGCTGCGCGACGCGTTGGAAGCCTCGCGCGCCGACAAGACTGTGCGCGCGGTGATCCTTACCGGAGCGGGGCGGGCATTCTCTGCCGGCCAGGACCTCTCGGAAGTGCCGGCGGCAAACGAAGGAGGAGCGTTCGACCTCGGTGCCACCGTGCTCGCGACATACAACCCGGTGATCAAGGCGATTCGAAAGCTGGAGATTCCGGTCGTCTGCGCCGTGAACGGTGTGGCTGCTGGTGCCGGCGCCAATCTGGCACTCGCGTGCGATATCGTGCTCGCCTCGGAGACAGCGTCGTTCATCCAATCGTTCGCGAAAGTCGGGCTCATTCCCGACAGCGGCGGGACTTTCTTCCTCCCGCGGATTGTCGGGCTGCCACGTGCCACCGCCATGATGCTGACGGCGGAAAAGATCGATGCCCGGCGCGCCTATGAGCTGGGGATGATCTACCGTGTGTGCTCCGCGGACACGGTCCAGACAGAGGCGCTGACGCTCGCGACCGAATTGGCGGCAATGCCGACGCGCGGACTGGGCCTCACCAAGCGTGCGCTAAATGCGTCGATGTCGAACGATCTCGACGCGCAGCTCGAGCTCGAGGCTGACCTTCAGCGCGAGGCGGGCCGCACAAAGGATTTCGTGGAGGGCGTCCGCGCGTTCCTGGAGAAGCGAAAGCCGAACTTCACCGGGGAGTAGGTGGAGGCACCGGGACGGAAGTCGAAGGTCGGCGTCGTTGGTGCAGGCGCGATGGGAAGTGGAATTGCGCAGGTCGCCGCGACATACGGACATCCGGTCATACTGTACGACACGAGCTCGGAAGCGCTGAGCCGGGCACGCGCGGGCGTCGAAAAAAATCTCGTGCGTT
This sequence is a window from Gemmatimonadaceae bacterium. Protein-coding genes within it:
- the paaZ gene encoding phenylacetic acid degradation bifunctional protein PaaZ — its product is MKLRSYAHGEWVEGAGNGAPLVHAVTGETIAEATSEGLDFRGMLEYARGVGSPKMRAMTFHERARMLKEMAKYLMERKEEFYKLSEATGATKIDSWIDIEGGIGTFFAYSSRGRREFPNETYYVEGNVEPLSKDNTFVGRHICVPLEGTAVHINAFNFPCWGMLEKLAPTLLAGMPAIVKPATITSYLTEGMVRAMIESKIFPEGALQLIVGGTGDLLEHLTGQDVVTFTGSASTGRKLKSMPSIVDNAVRFNMEADSLNFSMLAPESSPGTEEFDLFVKEVVREMTVKAGQKCTAIRRTLVPLAMADDAIEAIENRLAGVKVGDPRTDGIRMGPLVGKSQVKEVRERVEELKRGSELVFGNPDDFEVASGDKSKGAFFPATLLYCDSPLDTLEPHNIEAFGPVNTVMPYESVEEAIELAKMGRGSLVGSLFTSDDRVARDVALGTASHHGRLMIINRESAKASTGHGSPLPGLVHGGPGRAGGGEEMGGVRGALHYMQRTALQGSPTTLTRVSNEWIKGAAQPTDRIHPFRKYFDELEIGETLVTHRRTVTEADIVNFAGISGDHFYAHMDDIAAKESLFEKRVAHGYFVLSAAAGLFVDPAPGPVLANYGLDNLRFVKPVYIGDTIQVKLTCKLKTPKDTQPDQIPQGVVAWDVEVTNQNAEPVAVYTILTLVKRHVKSKDPDANDAPPDGVPPNPRAPATRAPAASDQPVTT
- the pcaF gene encoding 3-oxoadipyl-CoA thiolase, translated to MPDAYLIDGIRTPIGSFGGSLASVRADDLAAHVIRKLVERNPKIAADSVTDVIFGCANQAGEDNRNVARMALLLAGLPTSVPGETVNRLCASGMSAVVNAARAARLGDGDVYIAGGVEHMTRAPFVMAKASQPFSRNFEMFDTSIGWRFVNPKMRDTYGIDSMGQTAENVAEQLRVTRVDQDTFACRSQEKAADARNTGRFDREIAPVTIPPAGKAKESHEFAMDEFPRPDTTMEKLAKLKPAFRTDGKGSVTAGNSSGINDGACAIYVASEAAVERLGLEPKARVVASAVAGVEPRIMGMGPVPASRMALEKAGLTLDDMSVIELNEAFAAQSLACLRELNLDDDDPRVNPNGGAIALGHPLGMSGARLLLTAMHELAEKDGKYALCTMCIGVGQGMATIIERV
- the paaG gene encoding 2-(1,2-epoxy-1,2-dihydrophenyl)acetyl-CoA isomerase PaaG, whose amino-acid sequence is MPYEFIVVEAAAGVMTITLNRPEVLNSFNAQMARELRDALEASRADKTVRAVILTGAGRAFSAGQDLSEVPAANEGGAFDLGATVLATYNPVIKAIRKLEIPVVCAVNGVAAGAGANLALACDIVLASETASFIQSFAKVGLIPDSGGTFFLPRIVGLPRATAMMLTAEKIDARRAYELGMIYRVCSADTVQTEALTLATELAAMPTRGLGLTKRALNASMSNDLDAQLELEADLQREAGRTKDFVEGVRAFLEKRKPNFTGE